One genomic window of Bombus fervidus isolate BK054 chromosome 14, iyBomFerv1, whole genome shotgun sequence includes the following:
- the Pli gene encoding E3 ubiquitin-protein ligase pellino isoform X1, translated as MPVTKRIPCPSRSDGGSSESPLLVEEGETVGAPHSPRSKHNHNHTHANPHRSHSYRHEKPKQLIKYGELVILGYNGFLPPGDRGRRRSKFVLFKRPVPNGVKRSKHYIVKTPHSSQAILNTKQHSISYTLSRTQAVIVEYTEDEGTDMFQVGRSSESPIDFVVMDTCAGGSDGSNEGRVAQSTISRFACRILADRSDPRIARIYAAGFDSSRNIFLGEKATKWQENREIDGLTTNGVLIMHPRGQFCGGEAQCGFWREVSVGGGVFSLRESRSAQQKGNVVEDENNILQDGTLIDLCGATLLWRSAEGLAKSPTKHNLEELVDAINAGRPQCPVGLNTLVIPRKAAADSAQQQPYVYLKCGHVQGLHDWGQEKDKATRRCPMCLVAGSVVKLSMGIEPAFYVDCGPPTYAFRPCGHMATEKTVKYWEKVAIPHGTNGYIAICPFCAVPLEGTPGYVKLIFQDNVD; from the exons ATGCCAGTAACTAAACGTATTCCATGCCCTTCGCG aTCTGACGGTGGTAGCAGTGAAAGTCCATTACTTGTGGAAGAAGGAGAAACAGTTGGCGCACCTCACAGTCCACGCAGCAAACATAATCACAATCATACACATGCTAATCCTCATAGGTCCCACAGTTATCGCCATGAAAAACCAAAACAGCTGATAAAATATGGAGAATTAGTTATTCTTGG ttacAATGGATTCCTTCCACCGGGGgatagaggaagaagaagaagtaagTTCGTTTTGTTTAAAAGACCTGTACCAAATGGCGTGAAACGCAGTAAACATTACATCGTTAAAACACCTCATAGTTCACAAGCTATTCTTAATACAAAACAACATTCGATATCGTATACTCTTTCTCGAACACAAGCCGTTATCGTGGAGTATACCGAAGATGAAGGAACTGATATGTTTCAG gtTGGACGTTCTTCCGAATCTCCTATTGATTTTGTTGTTATGGACACATGTGCAGGCGGTAGTGACGGTTCGAACGAAGGACGCGTTGCTCAAAGTACAATTAGCAGGTTTGCCTGTCGAATTCTCGCCGATCGATCGGATCCTAGAATCGCTAGAATATATGCTGCAGGTTTTGATAGTTcaagaaatatctttttaggG GAAAAAGCAACAAAGTGGCAAGAAAATCGTGAGATTGATGGGCTCACAACAAATGGCGTTTTAATAATGCATCCGCGGGGTCAGTTTTGTGGTGGTGAAGCACAGTGTGGTTTTTGGAGAGAAGTCAGCGTAGGTGGAGGAGTTTTCTCGTTAAGGGAAAGTCGAAGTGCCCAACAAAAAGGAAATGTCGTAGAAGATGAGAACAATATTCTGCAAGATGGAACTTTGATCGACCTTTGCGGTGCCACGTTACTTTGGAGATCAGCGGAAGGTCTGGCAAAGTCACCA ACAAAGCATAATTTAGAAGAACTAGTTGATGCTATAAATGCCGGAAGACCACAATGCCCCGTTGGTTTAAATACATTAGTTATACCACGTAAAGCAGCTGCAGATTCAGCACAACAGCAACCATACGTCTATTTGAAATGTGGACATGTACAAGGTCTCCATGATTGGGGTCAAGAAAAAGACAAAGCCACTAGACGGTGTCCAATGTGTCTAGTAGCCGGTTCAGTAGTTAAACTTTCTATGGGAATAGAACCTGCATTTTATGTGGATTGTGGCCCGCCTACTTATGCATTTAGGCCTTGTGGACATATGGCTACAGAAAAAACTGTCAA ATATTGGGAAAAAGTTGCAATTCCACATGGTACAAATGGTTATATTGCAATTTGTCCGTTTTGCGCAGTCCCTCTTGAAGGAACACCAGGATACGTAAAACTGATTTTCCAAGATAATGTAGATTGA
- the LOC139994074 gene encoding uncharacterized protein isoform X2, which translates to MTISLCLSSHLNLIFNTEKVKDVLLFIKNDHNYYMNRPENKILQFYTTQGNKIILYYLSYLYSTLLAFLLVPTVSLVIDLIVPSSHSKEKSLPVVVDYGVDTQQYFYYVLIPVYIAIFMVAMVISTGYSAYMLYVQHACALFAVVSYQLRTMHILDTSSLINLKDHHLLEKYKNVELSQEEKATIFRKLLLCIKEHKNAIRYSNLVESLFAKFILAQMFFHIICLSIGGVGTVLNLGNTDEMTRFGSLALAQAIHIFILCLPGQRLLNHSEEVYVATCEVVWYMFPKKFHNLYMLLIARTMIFSKITAFKMAVMSMETFLAIIQTTMSYFTMLLSTI; encoded by the exons ATGACAATCTCTCTCTGCTTGTCGTCGCATTTGAACCTAATTTTTAACACGGAAAAG gTCAAAGATGTACTcttattcattaaaaatgaTCATAATTATTACATGAACCGCCCAGAAAATAagattcttcaattttataccACGCaaggaaacaaaattatattatattatctct CGTACCTTTATTCGACACTTTTGGCTTTCTTACTGGTACCAACCGTATCACTAGTAATTGATCTCATTGTACCTTCGAGTCATTCCAAAGAGAAAAGCTTACCAGTCGTAGTCGATTATGGCGTGGATAcacaacaatatttttattatgtgCTTATACCTGTATATATAGCAATATTCATGGTAGCTATGGTAATTTCTACTGGCTATAGCGCTTACATGTTATACGTCCAACATGCTTGTGCCTTGTTTGCAGTTGTGAG TTATCAATTAAGAACTATGCACATTTTGGATACAAGTAGCTTAATAAACCTAAAGGATCATCATTTACtcgaaaagtataaaaatgtcGAATTATCACAGGAAGAAAAGGCGACGATTTTTAGAAAACTATTACTATGTATAAAAGAACATAAAAATGCAATAAG aTACTCAAATCTCGTGGAATCATTGTTCGCTAAATTTATATTAGCTCAGATGTTTTTTCACATTATCTGTCTTAGCATTGGAGGAGTTGGA ACAGTCTTGAATTTAGGTAATACGGACGAAATGACGCGATTTGGATCACTTGCATTGGCACAggctatacatatattcattcTTTGTCTTCCTGGACAAAGATTATTAAATCATAGTGAAGAAGTATATGTCGCGac ATGTGAGGTAGTGTGGTATATGTTTCCtaaaaagtttcataatttatatatgttattaatCGCAAGGACTATGATATTCAGCAAAATAACAGCTTTCAAAATGGCGGTCATGTCAATGGAAACGTTTCTCGCg attattCAAACTACAATGAGTTACTTCACTATGTTATTATCGACTATATAA
- the LOC139994074 gene encoding uncharacterized protein isoform X1 → MTISLCLSSHLNLIFNTEKVKDVLLFIKNDHNYYMNRPENKILQFYTTQGNKIILYYLSYLYSTLLAFLLVPTVSLVIDLIVPSSHSKEKSLPVVVDYGVDTQQYFYYVLIPVYIAIFMVAMVISTGYSAYMLYVQHACALFAVVSYQLRTMHILDTSSLINLKDHHLLEKYKNVELSQEEKATIFRKLLLCIKEHKNAIRYSNLVESLFAKFILAQMFFHIICLSIGGVGTVLNLGNTDEMTRFGSLALAQAIHIFILCLPGQRLLNHSEEVYVATCEVVWYMFPKKFHNLYMLLIARTMIFSKITAFKMAVMSMETFLAVKISYCNSLDNRNSIRNFIIIYIFRLFKLQ, encoded by the exons ATGACAATCTCTCTCTGCTTGTCGTCGCATTTGAACCTAATTTTTAACACGGAAAAG gTCAAAGATGTACTcttattcattaaaaatgaTCATAATTATTACATGAACCGCCCAGAAAATAagattcttcaattttataccACGCaaggaaacaaaattatattatattatctct CGTACCTTTATTCGACACTTTTGGCTTTCTTACTGGTACCAACCGTATCACTAGTAATTGATCTCATTGTACCTTCGAGTCATTCCAAAGAGAAAAGCTTACCAGTCGTAGTCGATTATGGCGTGGATAcacaacaatatttttattatgtgCTTATACCTGTATATATAGCAATATTCATGGTAGCTATGGTAATTTCTACTGGCTATAGCGCTTACATGTTATACGTCCAACATGCTTGTGCCTTGTTTGCAGTTGTGAG TTATCAATTAAGAACTATGCACATTTTGGATACAAGTAGCTTAATAAACCTAAAGGATCATCATTTACtcgaaaagtataaaaatgtcGAATTATCACAGGAAGAAAAGGCGACGATTTTTAGAAAACTATTACTATGTATAAAAGAACATAAAAATGCAATAAG aTACTCAAATCTCGTGGAATCATTGTTCGCTAAATTTATATTAGCTCAGATGTTTTTTCACATTATCTGTCTTAGCATTGGAGGAGTTGGA ACAGTCTTGAATTTAGGTAATACGGACGAAATGACGCGATTTGGATCACTTGCATTGGCACAggctatacatatattcattcTTTGTCTTCCTGGACAAAGATTATTAAATCATAGTGAAGAAGTATATGTCGCGac ATGTGAGGTAGTGTGGTATATGTTTCCtaaaaagtttcataatttatatatgttattaatCGCAAGGACTATGATATTCAGCAAAATAACAGCTTTCAAAATGGCGGTCATGTCAATGGAAACGTTTCTCGCggtaaaaatttcttattgtaACTCTTTAGAtaatcgtaatagtatacgtaattttattattatttatattttcagattattCAAACTACAATGA
- the Pli gene encoding E3 ubiquitin-protein ligase pellino isoform X2: protein MVIRSDGGSSESPLLVEEGETVGAPHSPRSKHNHNHTHANPHRSHSYRHEKPKQLIKYGELVILGYNGFLPPGDRGRRRSKFVLFKRPVPNGVKRSKHYIVKTPHSSQAILNTKQHSISYTLSRTQAVIVEYTEDEGTDMFQVGRSSESPIDFVVMDTCAGGSDGSNEGRVAQSTISRFACRILADRSDPRIARIYAAGFDSSRNIFLGEKATKWQENREIDGLTTNGVLIMHPRGQFCGGEAQCGFWREVSVGGGVFSLRESRSAQQKGNVVEDENNILQDGTLIDLCGATLLWRSAEGLAKSPTKHNLEELVDAINAGRPQCPVGLNTLVIPRKAAADSAQQQPYVYLKCGHVQGLHDWGQEKDKATRRCPMCLVAGSVVKLSMGIEPAFYVDCGPPTYAFRPCGHMATEKTVKYWEKVAIPHGTNGYIAICPFCAVPLEGTPGYVKLIFQDNVD from the exons ATGGTGATACG aTCTGACGGTGGTAGCAGTGAAAGTCCATTACTTGTGGAAGAAGGAGAAACAGTTGGCGCACCTCACAGTCCACGCAGCAAACATAATCACAATCATACACATGCTAATCCTCATAGGTCCCACAGTTATCGCCATGAAAAACCAAAACAGCTGATAAAATATGGAGAATTAGTTATTCTTGG ttacAATGGATTCCTTCCACCGGGGgatagaggaagaagaagaagtaagTTCGTTTTGTTTAAAAGACCTGTACCAAATGGCGTGAAACGCAGTAAACATTACATCGTTAAAACACCTCATAGTTCACAAGCTATTCTTAATACAAAACAACATTCGATATCGTATACTCTTTCTCGAACACAAGCCGTTATCGTGGAGTATACCGAAGATGAAGGAACTGATATGTTTCAG gtTGGACGTTCTTCCGAATCTCCTATTGATTTTGTTGTTATGGACACATGTGCAGGCGGTAGTGACGGTTCGAACGAAGGACGCGTTGCTCAAAGTACAATTAGCAGGTTTGCCTGTCGAATTCTCGCCGATCGATCGGATCCTAGAATCGCTAGAATATATGCTGCAGGTTTTGATAGTTcaagaaatatctttttaggG GAAAAAGCAACAAAGTGGCAAGAAAATCGTGAGATTGATGGGCTCACAACAAATGGCGTTTTAATAATGCATCCGCGGGGTCAGTTTTGTGGTGGTGAAGCACAGTGTGGTTTTTGGAGAGAAGTCAGCGTAGGTGGAGGAGTTTTCTCGTTAAGGGAAAGTCGAAGTGCCCAACAAAAAGGAAATGTCGTAGAAGATGAGAACAATATTCTGCAAGATGGAACTTTGATCGACCTTTGCGGTGCCACGTTACTTTGGAGATCAGCGGAAGGTCTGGCAAAGTCACCA ACAAAGCATAATTTAGAAGAACTAGTTGATGCTATAAATGCCGGAAGACCACAATGCCCCGTTGGTTTAAATACATTAGTTATACCACGTAAAGCAGCTGCAGATTCAGCACAACAGCAACCATACGTCTATTTGAAATGTGGACATGTACAAGGTCTCCATGATTGGGGTCAAGAAAAAGACAAAGCCACTAGACGGTGTCCAATGTGTCTAGTAGCCGGTTCAGTAGTTAAACTTTCTATGGGAATAGAACCTGCATTTTATGTGGATTGTGGCCCGCCTACTTATGCATTTAGGCCTTGTGGACATATGGCTACAGAAAAAACTGTCAA ATATTGGGAAAAAGTTGCAATTCCACATGGTACAAATGGTTATATTGCAATTTGTCCGTTTTGCGCAGTCCCTCTTGAAGGAACACCAGGATACGTAAAACTGATTTTCCAAGATAATGTAGATTGA
- the LOC139994073 gene encoding putative RNA-binding protein Luc7-like 2 isoform X2 — MDLGECPQIHDLALRADYEAAQKKKDHFYDIDAMEHLQNFIADCDRRTEQAKQRLAETQEELSAEVAAKANNVHVLAEEIGKKLAKAEQLGEEGFVEESMKLMGEIDELRKKKNEAEQEYRNSMPASSYQQQKLRVCEVCSAYLGIHDNDRRLADHFGGKLHLGFIKIREKLAELQKTVEERRKEKRESLLDRRRDRDRDDRDRDRDSRRGGLGYRDKDRDRDRDRDRDRDRDRDRDRDRDRDRDRDRDRDRDRDRDRERRDRDRRKSRSRSRSRGKRSKRSRSSSRSRRSRSRRSGSNDRKR; from the exons ATGGACCTGGGAGAATGCCCCCAGATTCACGACTTGGCCTTACGGGCTGACTATGAAGCTgcacaaaagaaaaaggaccATTTCTACGACATTGAT GCTATGGaacatttacaaaattttatcgcCGATTGCGATCGTCGTACAGAACAAGCAAAACAACGACTCGCGGAAACGCAGGAAGAGCTTAGCGCCGAAGTGGCAGCGAAAGCAAATAACGTTCATGTACTCGCAGAAGAAATCGGCAAAAAATTGGCAAAAGCTGAGCAGCTTGGCGAAGAAGGCTTTGTCGAAGAATCGATGAAACTTATGGGTGAGATTGACGAGctacgaaagaagaagaacgagGCTGAACAAGAATATCGAAACAGTATGCCAGCATCCAGCTATCAACAACAAAAGCTAAGAGTCTGCGAAGTCTGCAGCGCGTATCTTGGAATTCATGATAACGATCGCCGATTAGCGGATCATTTCGGTGGCAAATTACATCTGGGCTTCATCAAGATCCGTGAGAAATTGGCAGAGCTTCAAAAAACTGTGGAAGAAAGacgtaaagaaaaaagagaatcgTTGTTAGATAGACGCAGAGACAGAGATAGAGATGACCGCGACAGAGATCGAGACAGTCGACGTGGAGGATTGGGTTATAGAGACAAAGATCGAGATCGTGATCGTGATCGTGATCGTGATCGAGATCGTGATCGTGACCGTGACAGAGACCGTGACCGCGACCGCGACCGCGATCGTGATCGTGATCGTGACAGAGATCGAGATCGCGAACGCAGAGATAGAGATAGGAGAAAGTCTCGCTCACGAAGTCGCAGTCGTGGAAAAAG ATCGAAACGTTCACGCAGTAGTAGCCGTAGCCGTCGATCCCGTTCTCGTCGTAGTGGGTCCAATGATCGGAAAAGATAA
- the LOC139994073 gene encoding putative RNA-binding protein Alsin2 isoform X1, translating into MTAHDQMRAMLDQLMGTGRNGENNKFQVKYSDPKVCKSFLLACCPHEILSSTRMDLGECPQIHDLALRADYEAAQKKKDHFYDIDAMEHLQNFIADCDRRTEQAKQRLAETQEELSAEVAAKANNVHVLAEEIGKKLAKAEQLGEEGFVEESMKLMGEIDELRKKKNEAEQEYRNSMPASSYQQQKLRVCEVCSAYLGIHDNDRRLADHFGGKLHLGFIKIREKLAELQKTVEERRKEKRESLLDRRRDRDRDDRDRDRDSRRGGLGYRDKDRDRDRDRDRDRDRDRDRDRDRDRDRDRDRDRDRDRDRDRERRDRDRRKSRSRSRSRGKRSKRSRSSSRSRRSRSRRSGSNDRKR; encoded by the exons ATGACTGCTCATGATCAAATGCGTGCTATGCTTGATCAGTTAATGGGAACTGGACGAAATG gagaaaataacaaatttcaagTGAAATACTCCGATCCAAAGGTCTGCAAGAGCTTTTTGCTGGCATGCTGCCCACACGAAATCCTATCATCAACA CGCATGGACCTGGGAGAATGCCCCCAGATTCACGACTTGGCCTTACGGGCTGACTATGAAGCTgcacaaaagaaaaaggaccATTTCTACGACATTGAT GCTATGGaacatttacaaaattttatcgcCGATTGCGATCGTCGTACAGAACAAGCAAAACAACGACTCGCGGAAACGCAGGAAGAGCTTAGCGCCGAAGTGGCAGCGAAAGCAAATAACGTTCATGTACTCGCAGAAGAAATCGGCAAAAAATTGGCAAAAGCTGAGCAGCTTGGCGAAGAAGGCTTTGTCGAAGAATCGATGAAACTTATGGGTGAGATTGACGAGctacgaaagaagaagaacgagGCTGAACAAGAATATCGAAACAGTATGCCAGCATCCAGCTATCAACAACAAAAGCTAAGAGTCTGCGAAGTCTGCAGCGCGTATCTTGGAATTCATGATAACGATCGCCGATTAGCGGATCATTTCGGTGGCAAATTACATCTGGGCTTCATCAAGATCCGTGAGAAATTGGCAGAGCTTCAAAAAACTGTGGAAGAAAGacgtaaagaaaaaagagaatcgTTGTTAGATAGACGCAGAGACAGAGATAGAGATGACCGCGACAGAGATCGAGACAGTCGACGTGGAGGATTGGGTTATAGAGACAAAGATCGAGATCGTGATCGTGATCGTGATCGTGATCGAGATCGTGATCGTGACCGTGACAGAGACCGTGACCGCGACCGCGACCGCGATCGTGATCGTGATCGTGACAGAGATCGAGATCGCGAACGCAGAGATAGAGATAGGAGAAAGTCTCGCTCACGAAGTCGCAGTCGTGGAAAAAG ATCGAAACGTTCACGCAGTAGTAGCCGTAGCCGTCGATCCCGTTCTCGTCGTAGTGGGTCCAATGATCGGAAAAGATAA